aaagtgtccaaataaaatgtttgtttttcagacacttttaggttttttctaaacaaacagttcagcaaaatcaacacaagtttgcaaaacattttggtgttGATGAACCTAcggttttccactgaaaaaagttTGTTGAAAAGTTTTGCCCAGCCCTTGCTTTGAGACTACTTGAGTAGAACAGACCAACTGGTTTAAAGGCATTTTGTTCAGTTTGAAGGTGGTACTGTAGGAGTAGCTGGAGAATGTCAGATCATTCTATTTATTGTACTAGAAGCTAGACCACAGTTGGTAAGTGACTCATTTAAATGACGTGCAGAgccattttcagtttttttaagcAGACTTTTAGTACAAAGATTTAGACTGTCCTGCTTTATCATATACTAATCAGAAACTAATTCTTCAGATTTGACTTTAGtaaatttacagcagtgtaatatGAGGGGaaacaaaatttaatttaaaaaaactgcaAGGGATGTAATGCTTGTGAAAGTTGCCTGCTTGACAGCACTGTAGACTAGTGCTGTTTATCCACATAACAGAAGAGTAAAGCCACCTCCTCAAGCTGCCCCATGCCTCCACCTTGTAGGAATTATGGAGAACTGCAATTGCTGAGCAAACCCATCATCCCTCTAGTTTAGTATCCTGGGTCAAAGCTGGATGCTTTACAGGATcgagtaaaatccctgcaagtcCTTGAAATTCAATTATAGTTAAAATAACAGCAAACAGTGTTTTTATTCATGTAGGcatctaatcatttttatttgacGACTACTAACAAGTATCCAGTGGCactgagttccataggttaatacattatgtgaaaaagtattttctttaaatttgtttgctttcaatttcatcaaacaaatagaaaaatgtaaataGGGACATCTGGCTGGATTTCTCTGTACCATTCAACACTTTTAATCCTCATATGTTACAGAAATTGATtactctcttccctctcccacaaTCACTAGTGTCAGGATATATCCCTGATTCGTTACAAagtaaataaaacagaaaaccaaaGGGATAAAGCTACCCCTAAAGTTGATAcgtaattattttaatatttaaaaagaatgtcCATCCCAAATCCGGACTCTACAGCACAACTCGAACTGGTTAACAGCACTACTGTCTAGCACTAGAGACCCTGTATCACTGTCTATAGCTCTGACCCTTCAAGGGATCTAAGATGGAAGAGCAATTCTGCTCAGTCTTCTAGAGTCATAATTCAGGGCAACTGTACCTGTATTCCCTCTCCATGgtccaacaagggcacactggctTATAGGCTTCGACCTCCTCAGCAGTTACCTCTCTCatgtctctccctcctgacctgaCTTTTTTCAGGATGCTCAGTTAACACCCTACACTTTGTTATTCAAAACAAGTTAGACTGTCTAATGaggccagcatctgcactttACTTACTCTTTGAAGGCTCTGAATAATGAAATTGCCTACAGTTATAAGTCACCagacagctctttctaagcaagcacatttattctcaaGGTGCAAACATtagagagaaaacattaaaacaataaaaacctaTGCACATGCTCATAAGCTTACTAGAGATCACCCCTCCAACACCAGCAGGGGCTCTGCTGGGAGTCAATCCTTCAAACTCCGCCAAGGGTTTTTGCTGTGGTTACAAGCTCATAATAGCCTCAGCACAGaacaagcactcttactgcacAGATCAGCCTGTTTCTTTATAAATCTTGACCCTTTGAACTTCAACCTTTGGAAACAGGTAATCAGCAGGCAATGGTTCTCTCCTTAGGGTGAGGGTCAATTGGTTGGGTTTTCTGAATAATATATGGATGGCATTTGCATTCACTTCCCCCTATATGTTTCCCAGGAATTCTACTTCACACATATTGTCCCAAAAGATCATTTTTGTCTGCTGCAGTACTCTATAGTCCTTTGATCATCCAGGCCTACAATTATATATAACCTTTGCATTTAACACAATTGACTCCAAAGATACGTAATCTTCATTCAGTAAGGTTTTTCAGTAGTATTGCAGGAAATTGACATATCTGTCACAAGTAGGAATCTACATGAACACAAAGAAGTTCACTTTTGTCCCAACACAGATCATAGAATTCTTGGAGCTACCTCAGGACTCTGTCTGGGCCAGAGCTTACCTCCCTCAAGACAGATTCCAGTAGATGAACAATTCAGTCAGTCAGTTCAGAAAGAGCTCACAAAAGTTGGTTCATTCACGTCTCATCCTCCTGGGCCACACGGTGTCCTGTTCTTATGACAGCTTCTGTAAGACTCCATCTCCACTGTCTACAAGCTTGGCTTTGGCTATTATACCTGCCAAGTGGACACACTATGGACAAGTTAGTCATGCTTCCCCACACCCCAGGGTGCAGGATGCTCTCCAGTGCATGTGTCCCCTTCTCACTGTCTCCACCCCAGAAGACATTGATCACAGATGCCTCCACAGTAGGGTGGGGCACCCACCTGAATGGGCATACAGCACAAGGAACATGGACTCCCCGGGAGTCCAGGATGCACATAAAATTCCTGGAACTGAGAGCTGTCTGAGAAGCCTGCAAACAATTCTTACAGGTCATACACTCCTAGCACATCCAGGTAATGTCAGACACCATGACCACATTGTTCTACATCAACAAGTAAGGGGTAATGAGTGTTACCTCTTTTTTCCATAAAGGCAGTCAATCTGTGGTACTAGTGTATGTGACACCAGATCACCCTATCAGCAGTGCACCTCCCAGCAATACACAACACACTGGCACCAGCCTCAGCAGGTACTTATCCCTTGACCACTAATGAGAACTACATGATTCTGTGGTGAAGACCGTATGCAGATAATAGGGGTCTTCCTCCTGGGATCTGTTTGCATCACAAGAAAACAGGAAATGCAAGATATACTACTCCAGGGGGGCTCAAGGTTGGGACTTCAGGGGAGATACTCTCTTATTCTTATGGATGCAACACTTACAATatgctttcccctcctccccactgctccaCCCATCAGCAAGACTTACCCCAAGCTCTCAGAAAGATCCAGCAGGACAGGGCAGTGATCATCTTCCTTGCTCCCAGCTGGCCCAGATAGTTTTGATTCCCCAGCTGTCAACCACTCCACCCATCAGCATCCAACCTTCCCAGGCCTCTTGACACAAAACACAGGCAAGATCAGACATTTCAACCTGGACTTCCTCTGCCTCACAACTTGGTATTTGGAGTCGAACCTAGAGCAGACATGTTCAGTAGCTATTCAAACCATCCTTAACAGCAGCAGGAAGAAATCTACCAGAAAATGTTACTTAGCTAAAATCAAGAGATTTTCTATTTGGATTCAACATCACTAAATGTCCCCAGAAGAATCAGACAATCTCAAGATTATCTGCTCTTCCTGAAGACCTCAGGCCTTTCCCTTAGCTCTCTGTGGGTACACATGGCAGTGATGCACCTGTCAGCCTCCAATTGACAACCACTCAATTTTCACCTATCCAGCGACTGTGCATTTTCTAAAGGGTGTAGGCAAAACCATCCCTCCCATAACAAAACCTGCCACAACATGGGACCTTAATTTTGAAGTCCCCGCCTCAGAGCATCTTTATTATTAAGACTACATTGAAAAGATACGTCAGCTTAGTTTTATGCTATCAAACATCTACATACTTTTACTACAAGCAATGTGATTTGTGTATTTGACAGCATTGTGCTTAGTCATTTACTCAGCTCCCCTTCTTTAACTTTCACATGTACAAAACTGGAATATGTgattgtaaaaatgaaaaaactgGCAGGGAAACTCCAGTAAGGAGATTACATGAATCTACCTTCAACTCCCTTGTAACTGACTTCATTAAGCTGACATTGCCCTTTTAAAAGCAAACCTATATTATTGCATATTCACATGGCTTTTATCACTGAATATTCTAGTTTGATAGTTGGTCAGTAATTGGTTTCCACCTGTATTATACTAAAGGCCAACTGTATTTCTACAATTAAAGGCCTTCTCTTGCAAGCACTTATGCCTGAGCGTAACTTTAATCAGATGAGTAGTCCTGCTGGACTCAGaatattcatgtgagtaaagttagttacagctgtataTAGGTATCAACAGGAAAGAACACTGAAGTAGAGTGAAGCATGGCCTGTACTGTATGACCGAGAAACTCAGATTCTGCTAGACTGGCTTAATATTTGAAGCCCAGTGACTAATGGGGTCTCATTTTAAATAGTTCCATATACATACCCATTCTTGATGTGAGAAAGATTCGGTCTGTAACAGCAATtataaaaaaatttcaaacatggGAAAATGTTTCAGCCTCTATACATCACTTGTTCTTGTTCTGCCTGCCCCACAGGTAAGCTCTGGCAGCAAGACTAACTTCAGCTAAGGATCCCAAATTCTGGATTTCTTAGGATTCTGCTCACCAAAAGCTATGTGTTCCTCTTCCTATTCAATTCTGACTTTTTCCGTACAGTTCTACTATAGGCAGAATGAGTTATCACTaagactcatttaaaaaaaaaaaaatcctactagATCTGGTAAGCTATTTCAGAACCACTTTTTGTATTTCTTCCTGAGATGCAGCTGTACCCTGGATACAATATTGTTGAAGTGTACAATATTCTGGCTTatgctgtggattttttttttttttttttaaaaccctcccTGCACaatttcattcctgttttgttGTTATAAATAGACTTAGGAATACACTGACTCCTGCCACAGGAGAGCAGTGGAGAGAACCTTCAATTTCAAGAACTGTGGTAGGAATGAAGTTACACATCTGTCATTCAGgtatttatataaaaacaaaacaaaccagacATATTTACTCAaaactagttttatttttaaaaaaatccaagtgCATAGCACTCATCCAGATTCCATTGTTGTGGATGTTTTGCATTTATGATCATTTTTAATTATGCCATAAAATGCACGTTCTGGTTCGCTCAGTAAGAACTTGAAGTAGTGTATTTAATGGACACTGGTAAAGCCCTTTTTCAATAACACATTGAAATTGTTCACAGTGCACGCTCCTTTCTCTATTTTCATTGATACTGTAATGTCAGACACAaactaaataataaattaaaaaaatgtagtgGATCCTTTTACAGTTAAGCCTAATaccttaaaataaaatcaaaataccCTACTATATGTAGACTTTGCAGTATTAACTAACTGAATAATCACCCCTATAATTCCAGTGTTAATTACCTAATTTTATATGTAAAATACTTGAGATAGATTTACTAATATTTCAAAAGAATCTATACTGCTCCATCACAATTAAAGATGACATTTAGCCAAGATATGTATTTTACAGACAAATTGCTACAGGCATCTGCTGTTATTTCAAGTCATGGTCCATCAGAAAACTGTACATTCACATAAACGAGGTAGTTAGAGCACTGAAAACTTGGACATAGCATTTCAATAAACTGAAATCTAAAGATGGAAGACAGTTTCCCTTTTGGATCTATTCCCCATCTCtccaaatttaaatgaaaaacagttCAGGCATTTTAGGAGGTAGGAAACTTGCTTGCCCCATCCCAccaaaaaagaaatagttttgggggagggaaggaggcgaAAGGAAAGGTGGCTCTTTGAGAAGGTAAAAGTAGGTGATATTGTGCTCACCTGGAAGTTTATTCTCTAGCATGAAGTAGAGAGGCTCAATTCCTCCTTACACATTCTCCCAACCTTTCACTCCACCTCTCTCCCCATGAAAAAAGGACTATTTGAAACATGATATGTTAAAATAATTATAGACACAGAGGATTTCTTCTCCTCCATAATAAAGGATGGATTCTTGAAACATATTATGGGTTCAGCTCCAGGAAAACCCATCAGAACAGGCAGAAGTATCTTCCTCAACTCCTGAATATTTTAGGATGGCCCACTCTCCCAAGTTAATCTTCCGTATTAATAGTGATGTCAAACACCGCTTCTTCCCCACTCCCAATATTCTTTGCAACATACAGAGTGCGTGAACTTCCACTGATCATATAGTTAATAGAAGGTCTTGCCTCCTATCTGCCATTTAACCATGCTTTTAAGTGCTGCCattagaaattaaacaaaaaacatacATTTAAGCCCGTAGGGCTCTCTCCATCAATTCCCCCTCCCATACCAAATCAGGGGGAGAGTCAActgcctgattttgtaaacaaggaACTTTTCCATTAATATACTATCCTCACCACCACCTTCatcctctggggctggaggagtgaAGCTTCCTACTCTCGGGCCATCTGACTTGTGGGCGATATTAAAGCTCAGACGGCTATGTAATAAGCATCCTGCCTGTGATCTAGCAATACACTTTTGTTCCAGCAGTGAGAATGCCGATGTTGCTCTTCAATGTGGGACTTCTGCAAAGCAGAAGAATGAGCTGCCACGGCATTACCTGAGAacttatttccccccaccctgcaccaaGCTTGACATACGAAATACTGAATTTTTGTAAGCATTTAACGGTGCCTTTTCTGCCTAGAGAATTTATAGACTGAAAAACTAGGGGATATTTTGTATTGGTTGTGTTAATAAAATAATCACAACCACTATTACATGAGTTCTGGTACAGTATTAGTTCAGcttaaacttaaaagaaactaCTATTACTCTGTAATCATTTGATCACAAGAGTGTTGGGTGGCAGGGAGCAGTTAGGACTACACTTATACTTTATACACTTATAAATCCCTTTGGTACTCTGCACTGTAGATGCCCTGAAATACCACCCTGGATTACACCCAGTTAAGTGTACACACAAGCAGCACAGAGTCATTTTGAATAGATAATTCCCTGAGTTAGTGAGAAAGTGTTATTCTAAACATCtgaatcaaaaggaaaaaaatgtaacaTATGTCCTGTGAGGCAcaagatttaaaaacaataaaaagagtCAGTTAACTCAAGTGCCTTAAATTGGACATTCTCTTATAATGTAAAGTGTATGACCAAAAAAAATGACAAGTAATTGCATTACTGATTTAGTCAATGAAAGTTTGTTTCTCTCTACATGGCCCCAGTGTTTCTGGGGAAGCCCATTGCTCAGTGGATTCTTAAGTTTCAATTTACCAAAAGTAAATCTTATTCAGTACTGTATGGAAGTATTGCATAAATATGGCCTCTTCAAAGTAATACTGTATATCTCCTTCATTAAAAGATATGTCTCTAGCCAGTCCACAGCCATTTTTCTCTTGACCTGTATTTCAAAGGTGGCTGTTAAGAGCACACAGTGCACAGGAGTGTCAAAAGTATTAGCACATGACTGCCATGCACACATTCCTTTTAGAAAACATACTACATGCTCATTCTTTGCAGATTCTGTACTTGAGCTAATCGGTTGCCAATCCAGCTGTTTTCCTTCCGGAAAGAGTGCTACTTTTACTTAGATTGTTGCCCTCAAACTTATTTGAGGTTTGACAAAAAAAACTAGGGTATCTAAATTTGTTTTCATCACCTCTCAAAGCAGGGAGTAATACAAGGATACCGTCCATTGATCTGGTAACTCCGGTTGTACGAGACACTTATACATGGCTTCACTTCTATTGGAACTGCTAGTGACATACTAGCACCAGTCTGCATCGGACCTCGAGCCTGAACGCTGGATTGTAAGCCAGCAGGGCAAGACTGCAGTGGGTAAGAGGATGTGTGGCTAGTTGACACCATCTGCTGACAGTTTTGCTGTTGTGAGGTTTGCTGGTGATACTGTAATGGAGCTTGATGGGCCTGGAGATACTGTGATACATGTTGTTGAACATGAGCCTGCTGTGGAGTGGGAGTCTGGGTGGGAAACGCACTGTGTTGTGCAGGCTGGGCATGTTGTCCTTTTTGCTTGTTTGCTTCTTTTACGTCATTATCATGTGCACTAGAATACAAAGAGAAAATAAGACCATTTTAATCAACGTTTTGTATAGTTTTAAGAGTATCCTAACTGTAAAGCTGTAACAGCCTTTAAATaccaaactatttttaaaaggccatttAAGAAGCAATTCATATTCTTTAAAGATGTACATTAGGaagtttaaatgattttaaaggTTAGGGCcatgaattttttaaaaggctacaaTGTGAAGAGAAGCATTTTCGTTTAAGAGTTAATGAAAGCAGTATGCTTGGATATAAAGAGGTCAGAGCAGTAACATTTGCTAGTACAACATTACAGTCCAGGAGAATCAGAAAGTGACATTTTTGGTGGCTAATCTGCTGCTAGCAATGAATGATTGTATTGTGACCATCTCAACTTCTCCGAGTCATTGATACTACTGATCATGAGGGATTACTGACTTGCTCGTGGTGCCCTGCAGTTACTGGATTGACCCTGCAGtcactcttccccttcctcttaGGCCTTCCAGAAAGGCATTGAGTATGTTCTTTCCCACGCCAATGGTATTCTTGGTATCCTTGTTCTGCCGCAAGGTTTGATACTGTAACACCTCGTGATTACTGGGTACAGTATGAAGGCCATCAAGGGAGATAGGTTATGGGCTAGAGTGCCACCTGCATGGAGAGGATAGTTTCTCTTCAAGTCTggattcacatttttctgttctttatGTGCTAACCAAAGTTTGGACGTGGATGGGAGCAAATGTCAACAAGAGGGAAGTGAGGCTGGTGGCCTAGGGATTCATCTTGGAGAATGAAATTGATTAATTGGGGATGTACCGTCACCCTTTTCTAGTATGGTTCAGTCTTGTGGTCCCATTGGATCCCTTGGCACATCTGCTATGTAGATGACACTGGCCTGCAgtttttccatttataaataaTGAGAAGGCAAGCTTTCCCCTCTTAGCTGTGGGACCCTCCATAACTATCCACACTTTTCTAACATGCTCCATTGGGAGCACCCTCTACTCAGAAAGCTCTAAATTCCAGAGGCTTAAGTAGACCTCCCATGTGCTCAGTACAGTTCACGGGATACCTATTAAATTCAATTCTCTAAAGCTCTATGCAGATTGGGAGCCAGTTATTTAAGGAATCTGCTTCCACATGTTCATTTGAAACAGCTGAGATCTGCTACAGCACCCCAAAGGCACTCAGGTGAAAGTCCTCCCCTTGCTTCCCCGTACTCCAATCTTTTGAACTTGTTACCTGACTGCCTGCCACAGCCCAAGTTTGGTGATCATGCTGcatatatttttcttctgtcaTGGTTTTGTCTGAGTATTTTATTTGCTGCGAGGAGGAGGGATGAAGGAGTTAGGTCAGGTGAGGTTTTTTGAAAAGCAGAGAGGGACTGACTGGTTGGTTTAATAAATATTGTATAGTACCTGGGTACTTTTGACAAAGATGCTGCACAAACTCACTAGTAAATAAACTGTACTGTTTTTGTAAATATTGTTTTTTAGTGTAAGTGTCCTTTAAATATACCATGCTGTTACAGAGACAAAGCCTTTACAAATGAGAAGCCAGCATTAGCTTACATTAATAGTCGTTCAATACACGGAACCAGGAAGTCCCAGGAGTATGCAGTAAGACGATGCAGTCGAGTTGGCCACGTTGGAGAGAGACGTAGGATAATCCTTGAAGCCGCCACACATGCAGTAGCCACTAACGAAGGAGCATAATTTAAAAATGCATGATCTGGACAGACACAAAAATTGTTTAGATGAGTCAGACACAAATATTATTTAAGAAATAAGGTTGCATTAACTAAGCCATGCAACACACCTTGCAGAGATACTTCCAGAAAATAATCAGCATATTTTGCCATGTATAACTTGGTCTTCTCTAAGGAAACCATTGGCCAGCCATCGTGGAGATCTGTCTCATGGACAGCAATTGAAAGGTAATATTCAATGAAGTGAGCAGCAGTTGGGAGACACAAGTTCCACTGAAATGTTTCTAGCAACAACAGCTCCATGTGTAGCAAGTTCTGTTTTGTTAATACCAGATTCATGTTAGTCATACAACCCAAGCTGTTCAATTGTTCGAGCTTAGGGACACTGTCTTCCTTTTCTTCAAATTTAccttggggcaggggagaggaagaaaaatataattagaaacatGAGTACAACATACACGAAACCGCATTTGCTGTTATCGTTAACATTCGGGTATTTTTCATTGTAAACACTTGCTATACAATTGTTTTCCCATGTCAAATAGGCTCCTGCATGCAAAGTTCGATGGGAAGGTTCTgctgaggagaggagggacatACTGTTAAGGGTTAAGCTTCAGCAGATAGTTGCTATGCAACCTATAGGATATTACAGCAGTGTCACACTTCCTGTTGTCTCTTTATAGTTTCTCTCACACAAACAAGAGCcatttgcagagagagagagaatactgaTGATGGTATGGTGTAGCCTGACTGTAATTCATAAATGACATCTTGTTGTTCGTTAAGTTATCCTAAAACCTACCCCGGTAACTGCTGAAGtaccattaataataataaataataataataatagtgcaAGAGTCCACCTTTAGttttgagcttttaaaaaaagaaaagtctttccctgttcaaagtgcAGTAGGAAGAATCAACTTGGTACAGAGGCTCCAATGTACATTTCAGTGTTTACGGGTATGTTTAAATTCAATAACTGACAAGCAGAAATTGAGCCCTTCAGTCTAAATCAAGTGAGTTTCAGTCATGTGTATCTGGAAATGCATATGGTCATTTATGTAGACTTCCACAACTGTCCCTCCTTTTAAGTTTATcaatacttagattgtaagtccCAGgtgacagggaccatctttttgttctgtgtttgtacagcaccttgcacaatgggatcCTACTCCAAACTAGAACTAGGCACTGCAgtaatactaataaataataataattaatagcagCAGCTCCACCCTGTCCTGGACTTTGCCTTGTCATACCTGTATGTTTTAGCCTAAAGTGAAGTTATACGTGTAAAAGCCCAACAATAATGGATGCAAGTGCCACATTTCTATAGAACTTGCCACTGTTTTGCTACCTCAGTTTCACCACACTTTCCTCCTTTCTAACACTCTTTCTACAGAAGGTGAagttatgttcttttagcaaataaGGACTCTTCAGTAGCAGTGGGACTCAGTCCACCGAATTAATTCCCTTGGTTCTCCCAGTTGTGGAAGGTACCCGTTTACTGTAACCATTTTGTTCATATTTTAGTTCTCACAAGATGATATAAATCCAAAAGTGACATTCAAGGTGTCTTTTCAGTATCTACAACAGATGAgacttttctcctttttctgtgTATAACTGGGCAATTTGGAGGTGGCAGGTGACTGCCTTTAAAAAGAGGGCTCGTTTTCTTGTAATTCcttcttaaattttattttaaaaacttcagtCAATTTATTTGTGATGTAAACACTGATCTGTGATTGTAGCTTTTAGTGTCCTTCCCCCACTTCATCAAATACCAACAGAAGTTGAAAGTCTTGAGAGAGGCCCGcatattggaccaaattcagctATGCTGATCTTTTATACATAATCTTCTCCTAAATCTGCTTGAGCACCTCAGAATGATCCTTTAGTTGGTACAAGAACCTAAGTTAAATTAGTGCATAATACTTACTTGCTAAAAGTAAACAGGAAAGAGCAACCACATGTAGCTGCTGAATGGATATATCATAGCGGTCCATGAAGAGGTCCAGTAGATAGACAGCAAGATGTCGTGCAGCGGGACAGAGTCTAAAACGATTGCTCACAATGGCAATCAGGTCTGCAAAATATCTTCTCAGATTTAACTGGGGAGACTGGCCTTTGTAGGAGGGAAGCTTCAGCTCCTAGACAGAGAGCAGCATATAGCTATAGTACAACCACTATTATTTTTATGCAAATACACTTGCCAAAAATACATATGAAAACTGACTGGGTTAATACATAAGggaattttcaaagcagttttaGGAGGCATGGTCATGATTTTGCTATTTATCTTCTCATAGTGGAACTGTTCTCTTGCTGGGGATGACTATTTATTATCTTATGACACCTATATAAGGAGTATCTAGATTCTACAGaacaattatttaaaatagaACTTGGCCCAAAACTTAGAAACAAACAAGCCAAATAAGGTTTGACTGAACATAATGACGGACTGACAAAGAAAAACCCTTGTGGCATAGTCCGACTATAAAAAAATTCAGACTCTGAAGGGCAGAATGTTTCAAGGACAAGAGCCTTAACTGCTAGCATGGTGTTCTTCACTGTGGAAAGCAGAATTCCAGGCAACTGCAACCAAAACAACACAGCTGATCTCCACTATCACAAATAAACAGACAGAAAGAGCTACACTCTGGAACACAGATTGGATATGGTTTGGGATTATAATGTTTATTGTAATAACGTTTCCCAGCAGGGGGCCTATTCCGTGACACCAGGTAGAGCTGAGATAACTGGAAAGTTTACAGATCCATAGACTTtcaggcaagaagggaccatcatgatcatttagtttaacctcctgcacatcacaagTGTAAGGTAAATTCTAGAGTTTTAAAATCATATGATTATCTTTAAAATAACCACCCCTTTAAATAGTTTCAAATTGAAAGAGTATTAAAGTTATCAGAAGTTATTTACTTTCATTTGTAATTAGAATCTATTATACTAGTTGTTGTTTCTTCTACATGGCCCCAGTAATGTGCATTGCTGAAGTGATCAGGCCATCAAGAAAGTTAATGCAATCTCCAAAACTGCTTAGCCACATTTTTACTAGGTTAAATCATTGTTAACCTATTTACAGCTGTTTGGTGATAAGGTGAGCCTTATTATCAAGGAGCAATATCCGCAAACACTGACATGAGTCAGCTCACAGCTAAGAGGGGTTTCAAAACAGGATTGCCCTAACATTTCTTATTGTTATTGCACCC
The sequence above is drawn from the Natator depressus isolate rNatDep1 chromosome 7, rNatDep2.hap1, whole genome shotgun sequence genome and encodes:
- the CCNJ gene encoding cyclin-J yields the protein MELEGQWWKGQLAADIHQALRYKELKLPSYKGQSPQLNLRRYFADLIAIVSNRFRLCPAARHLAVYLLDLFMDRYDISIQQLHVVALSCLLLASKFEEKEDSVPKLEQLNSLGCMTNMNLVLTKQNLLHMELLLLETFQWNLCLPTAAHFIEYYLSIAVHETDLHDGWPMVSLEKTKLYMAKYADYFLEVSLQDHAFLNYAPSLVATACVAASRIILRLSPTWPTRLHRLTAYSWDFLVPCIERLLIAHDNDVKEANKQKGQHAQPAQHSAFPTQTPTPQQAHVQQHVSQYLQAHQAPLQYHQQTSQQQNCQQMVSTSHTSSYPLQSCPAGLQSSVQARGPMQTGASMSLAVPIEVKPCISVSYNRSYQINGRYPCITPCFER